The Fusarium poae strain DAOMC 252244 chromosome 2, whole genome shotgun sequence nucleotide sequence CGTTGCTGATTATTTTGTGGGCTTTATATGCAGCCTGGAGCTCTTCGTATCTCTTGGCGATGACGAATTCATCTGGTCCTCGACGGAGGTATTTGAACCTGATgttttcttcgtcttctagGCTGTTGAAAGACGTCGTTTGTGCCATTTTGTTGGTGTTACTTGGTGTAGAGCGTGTCCAAGGATGGTAAATGTTGCTTTGTAGATCAGATATCTTGAAAGAAATTGACTAGATGTTGGAAAAGGCAAGTCTTGATTGACTGGGGCATGGCCTCTTTTTGTCATCTTGATGACAAAATCTGAGATTGACTTTGTATTGAGATGGTGAGTTTCTTGTTCAACTTTACTTTCATCTGGCATAGCAACTAACTCTAAGAACACCTTTCATCGCCGAGAGGAAGGGTTCGGGAGGTGGCAATGAAGGCACCAAACATTGCCTATTCCTATACACTTCAATGGGAATTCCATCTTTAACTCGTTTATCCCATATCTGAATGGCGACAACTCTAATGACCGATTGGAAGTCCTCGTCTTCTAATGTCTCCGTCCTGCCCCGAAGCTGGAATATTCTTCTCCAACCTCCCGTCGCAAAGCCCAATGAAGCACACAGGCTTGAAGCTAACATCCCATATTGGAAGGTATTGGTTAAGCGGCGTATTTAAGCGCCTTGCCGCGCAGGCTCTCGGCTCCTTGTTTGCCGCTCACGACGACATGGACGTCAATCGCTCGTTTGCAGTCATGTACACGGACTAGGTTTATGCCGAACAACCTTCTGTGGAAACTCTTTCGATGTTCGGAGTGCGGCCTACAGCATCCTGGATGCTTGTGTCCATTCTTGACGTATCTCCGAAGCTCCAAGTCTCCTGAGGCCCATCGTCGCCTCCTTTAGCACCGAGAGGCGCGGTCAAGGCACGTTTACTCAGCCAATCCAGCGACGACGACGGACAAGACGCCACCATGGTGATCTGATCAAGCAACTGGGGCGCGTCTATGGCGCTTGATAGTGAGGAGTCAAGACCATCGGAAGATGGCATCCAGAGAAGCACCGAGCCTCCGAGAATGGACGAAAGGTGGCACTAATGGCGGCGCCAAACCGTTCATCAAACCGATTTGCATCCAATAATGGACAAGCTGTGAAACGAAGTACGACGTGCGTCTTCGTGAATCCCCATTGTttgagtacctaggtacgtaGTCCTAGGCCAGTCGAATGTCACCGGGATCACGCATCCCTTCAGGAGCGGCTCGCCGGGCCGAAAAGGAAACTTCAAGATGCCAGTCAGCACCGGCTGCGAGGCCAGACGTCCCGCATTCATGTTTGTAGTTTCGAGACGTCAAAATTGAGGACACGGTTGTCTGGAATAAACTGTCGTGGCGCTCAACGGCCCCAGGTACACCGGTTAGATGACCTCAACGACGCTTATGTCCATTGTCTTCAAGCCAAGGACACGAAATATCGGTGATATAGGCAACGTCCGACCAGCCAGGATATAAATCGTTATTTCACGGAGAAGGCGGCTTCAGAAACCATGCTAACCCAATACCACCAAATAAGGGATCTTGATAAACGCATCATCGGCATgtccttttctcaccaagtTTTGGTCTTGGAACCTCGACTTCTCAACCAATTCACCGTGGACACTGATGAGCGGCTCTTGAGTAGACACACTTTCATCTTAATCTTGATGTCCATTGTGTACTTGCAGCGCGGCCTATTAACCATGAGGGGCTTGAACACATGGTGCCTCTAGAAACCTGTCGCATTGCCACGAACACCTCTCTAAGCGTCCCTTCCCAATCAACCGACTTCCTCGGCGTGATCCCAAGACAGATCTTCCAGTATCTGCCTATCATCAAGATCGTCATTGCGTCGTGTTAGATCCTCAAGTGATGGTGGACGCAATCTGTCTAGGCGGGAAACGTAGGGTTTGAGGTTATTGATATGTATCTTGCGGACCTTGGGCGGGCTAACCAGATTTTTCGTCATATACCTTACCTAGTCAACATCTGCACTCTGTTGAACAATCGTAGATAGATCCCCCAGGTCTTGTGGAACTTATACTGGTAGAAGAAGAGCGCCTCAAAAAGAAAACACACAAGAGACGTGTCGCTGCCTCGCATCCGTTACAGCCGTGCCCATTAATGAAAGCGTGTGGGATATTGTGTTTTGTGAGGACACTCGACAGGGCGATTCGGGCTTCCCATACCGATGTCGAGAGTTGACACGACCTCGATGATGATATTCCAAAGTCATCTCGAAAAGGGTTTTGGGATCTTGGTCGGTAGCATGCGTACGGTAGTAGAGTCGGAGCGGATGGTGGTACCAGGACACAAGAGTGTGCCATTCCTTGGGCAAATGAGCCTCGTCGAGGTCTGTTATGCCCAGCAGATCGGGACACCCATTGCTGGCCAGTTCTGGCGGATAGACTTATGCAGGTCTTGCAGTTGTCTATTATGGTCAGTCAGTGGCCCGGCAGTAGAGAGCGACAAGAATCCGTACAAACCGAGTGCAGTAAATGGATGGAGGTAAACGCCCTCATAATCGAGGTCAGAGATCACCTCGCATTATTATGCCAACGCGCCCGCACCCCCGCCCCATCTGCAGCCAAAAACGACGCATGATCAATGAACGTGCCGCCTAAACACACTCTGCGTGTTTAGTTGATATGGTTTGATCAGTTGCTGTTCTGTTGTTTTTTATTGCCTGAAGCAACATGTGGTTCAGGGCCTCATCTGGCCTTCATAATTGACCACCTTTGATCAAACATGTGCTCCCTTCTCTCATGACTGTCCTCTGGCTTTCCGTGCATAATCCAGTAATCGTCGAACTAGGAACCACCATTACTGATTTTACAACTTGTACTTATGCAGCATGAGCTTGGGTAACATGTCAAAAGATCCAGTTGGTCGGTAGTATTTAGACAGGGCTTACAGATGGCTACCATCAAAGGATGAGTACATATTTGAGCAGTCAGACTGGGTTGTTGTAGGGGAGGTTAATTAGATGTATTTTTAAAGATCAAACTCAGATATTTCCAATCTTTGTATGGAAGAACTTGGAGGTATCAGATCTGTCATTTTCTTGTAATATCGCCATTTTGAAGAGGCATCAACTGACAAGACGTCAAGACAACGGTATTTCGCAATGGATGTTCGTCTAATTCACATTGCAGTATTCTGCATCTCAATCGCGAAAACCCACGTGCGTTACGAATTGTCTGACTGTTAATCTATCATCTATTCATTCGTCCCCAAGAAATGCACGGGGTATATATAAACTTCTAACAATGCAACCCACCCATGTACCTTACCTCTATCCAAAAGTCCTGTTTCGCTCAGCTCTCCTTAGAACCCTCGCTCTCATGTCTTTTCTTGAGTTGTTTCTCCGTCTTCATAAACTCTCTAATCCCCACAGGTAAACCGGCATACAACTCGTCATCCCAAAAGTCCTTTGCAATCTTGGCTTCTCCAACTGAAGGCGCAGCAGCAGCCCAATTAGCCTCTGAGCCTCCACCGTCCGAATCCACAGATCCTTCCACTTTGCGCAGCGCAGCTTGGGCCTCTGCGTTCTTGAGCTGCCACTCTTCCAATTCATCACGGTATTGATCATACACGCAATTGACGCAGCCGCTCATACAACAGTTATCCGGCTCGGTTGGTTTGAGAGGTACGAGTACGCCGGCGATGTATGTAGCTTTTGCTTTTCGCGCCGCTAATCTTTCGTCTTTTTCCGCTTGTCCGAGAACGCGCGATCCGAAAACTAAGCGAGCTTTCTCTTCTGGTGTTTGTGTAGCTTGTTTCGTGGGGAATTTATCTTGGACGCTGGAGTCTGCTGACTTGGGTGGTACTTCTGGTTTATCGGCGGGTTGTGTGGAGGGGCTTTGGAGGATAGTTTCGTAGTATGGTCCTAGAGGATGACGCTGTGGCCATTGTTCTGGTGTTGATCTTGGGGCGGCGCTGACGATGGTCCGTGATGAGAGTAAGCGTCGTAACCTCGGTAGTAATCTTGTCGGTAGTGGGAGTGACATTATGTGAGGTTAGGCGCTTGCGATTATGGGAGAGGCAGTGTCTGTAGGGGTTTGCGCAGGTAAGATACAAAGAGAGCGACTATTTAAAAATTGAGGAAGTTGTGTTGGTAATGCAAAGCGCCGGAGCCGAGAAAGTTGGTGTTGAGGGTTCGGAAGTCCGACGTCATCAGTGGACCTGAACAAGGGACAGTCGATCCACCCGCAGACAAAAAAGTGCAGTGCAGCCAGAGGCCATTCTGATAGCTCGACGTTGGAGCTACTCATCACTTAATCGGCTAACCAACTCAGACTGTTATACCAAGCTTGGCTTGTTATATTGCGTTTTAATTCTCAGGGCAAATTGATTTGCGAATTAAGGGACATGTAGCAAAAGCTGAGCGTCGGACATGGTGTCGCCTTTGTTACTCTACCTGGTGGATTAGTTGAAGGATAAAGATGAAGGAGTAGGGGGAAGTAACATCTGCTTTATGTACACCAAAATAACAGGTACCAAATTGTTTTATTGCATGCGTGGCCACATTTTGTTTATTGTGATGCGACCCAACACCTCTTGAGCAAAAGAAACTCTGTCGCCATTTCTGTCCCCTCAGATTTCAGGCCTACAACATTCATTACTCGTTCCAAACCATCGCAAGTTCATTCAGTCAGCCGAAGCAGGCAACAGCAGACTTGGATCCATTTTATTTGCCTCAATAAAATGACATTTACCATCAGGAGATGATACTCCTATTCTATCTCGGATATAAACTCGTTCACACCTTGTTATTACCGTGTCTGCCTCGCTCACCACTTCTCGTCTCAACAAATGATGGACCAAAGAATCAGATGAAACAAACATAGATCAGTTACATATCTGATCATCCTTCACGCGTCGTTACCAAACAATCGGAACTAATTCTCTTTCCCCGCTTCAAGGCAGAGTCTTGGGCAGATTGGCTGAAGTTCCGTTTCCATGCGGCGCAATCACCCACACAAAGAATCAGCCTTAAAAGAGCCTTGAACCAAAATGGAGCATTTAGCGACTTTAGCTCTGCTTACTCTTATGGGGATTTGCCATTCGTGGCGCACAGCCTAGTATGACAGTGATCCATCGTGACATGGATGGTTAGCCTCTACTTCAGTCAGTCGGTCTGACTATTGTCAGACAACAACAAATGGATCCATCGTAGGACTTGTGGCATTTAGACAAATTTAAAGCTGGTCTTTTTCGCTCTTTTTTTATGTGAGAATCATCTTACTAGtatcttttcttcctcgttGACATCCGTTTGACACGGATTAATAGCCCATCATGGTGGTAAGCTACATCACCACTCCCCCTCATATCCCAACTAACACACCACAGACAGTACCTCTTTTTCGCAGTCTCGTCAGTAGTTCAAAAGCTACCAATGAAGAACCTATCAAGTCCGAAAATGAACAAAGACCCAATACTGGCATCTCTGACAAAGACGCAACTATTCGCCTCGAGCCCGTCCCATCCCGAAATGGCCTTCTCATCAAGATAGAAACACCCAAGGAACCCTCCATTAACATCCCACATGTCCCTTGCGACATCGTTCTGGTCATTGATGTCTCTGGTAGTATGGGTCAGCCAGCGCCCGTGCCaggagaagatcaagaaagtACTGGGTTGTCTGTTCTTGATCTTACCAAGCATGCTGCGCGCACCATTATCGAGACCATGAATGAGAATGATCGTCTTAGTATTGTTACTTTTGCATCAAAGGCCAAGGTTTTACAACCTCTTTTGCCTATGAATAAGGATAACAAGGCTCGAGCGCTCAAAAATGTTAAGAGCATGGGGCCTCGGGATGCTACTAATCTTTGGCAGGGTATGCTTGAGGCTGTTAAGCAATTCAAGACTGATGAAGCATCTCACAATGTTCCCGCTATTATGATCCTCACAGATGGTATGCCCAACCACATGTAAGTCTCTGACATTCCCCCATCCCTCAATCCCATGCTCACATCGACCAGGAACCCAGCAGCAGGCTTCATCCCCAAAATTCGCAACATGGGCCCCCTTCCAGCATCAATCCACACTTTCGGTTTCGGATACAGTCTCCGATCAGGCCTTCTCAAATCCATCGCCGAAATTGGCGGCGGTAACTACGCCTTCATCCCCGACGCAGGCATGATTGGAACAGTCTTTGTCCACGCCGTCGCAAATCTCCAAAGCACGTTTGCGACACGCGCTGTCCTCAAACTAGCCTACTCCAAACCCTTGGAACTAGAAGAAACCACTGGCCCATCTGCAGAACAGAAACCTGTCGAGTTTGCCGATGATGAGTCCGAGGACAGCGTTGCAGAGTTGACATTGAACCTTGGAAATCTGCAGTTCGGCCAGTCGCGCGACATATTTCTTCGCGTCAATGGTGTCAAACAGCTCGAGGTTCTAAGTCAACAGGATCCCACTCGCTCTGTTGTGGAAGCTTACTTGACATATGTTAAACCGGGCAACTGTCTCAAGAGTCGCAAGGTCCTTGAGGCAATCATGTCAAAGGATGCGGATTTTATTCCCATGGCTACTGCGCAGCGCAGTGTCTTGGAGTACAGCGACGTCCCCTCTTCAGAAGTCGCATATCATGAATCCAGATCAATGATCTGCGACTTTATCTCAAACATGTTTCCCATCTTCTACCTTAATGATGAACGTTCACCCACAGAAGAATTGTATAACAGGCTCGATGAACTCAAGACTTTGATCGAGAACCTCCCTGCAAAAGACTTCGACGACGACAAGAACAAGTCTCTCATGCAGGACATCTCAATGGAAGAACCCAAAGGGCAAGTCTACATGGCCATCGAAAACAAAGACTACTTC carries:
- a CDS encoding hypothetical protein (BUSCO:48340at5125); translated protein: MSLPLPTRLLPRLRRLLSSRTIVSAAPRSTPEQWPQRHPLGPYYETILQSPSTQPADKPEVPPKSADSSVQDKFPTKQATQTPEEKARLVFGSRVLGQAEKDERLAARKAKATYIAGVLVPLKPTEPDNCCMSGCVNCVYDQYRDELEEWQLKNAEAQAALRKVEGSVDSDGGGSEANWAAAAPSVGEAKIAKDFWDDELYAGLPVGIREFMKTEKQLKKRHESEGSKES